One Pseudomonas sp. AN-1 genomic region harbors:
- a CDS encoding mannose-1-phosphate guanylyltransferase/mannose-6-phosphate isomerase, translating into MIFPVIMAGGSGSRLWPLSRQLNPKQFLPLADRDLSMLQATIQRLQGLDAALPRLICNEQHRFIAAEQLRQLGMEEAGILLEPVGRNTAPAIALAALQAVAEAEAEDPILLVLAADHLIRDVPAFHASIRTALPLAAAGRLVTFGIVPGHPETGYGYIEQGAPVGEGGFAVTRFVEKPDLATARSYLASGRYFWNSGMFMFRASRYLEELERFQPAMLAACRAALAGSTRDLHFTRLDREAFAACPEDSIDYAVMEKTAAAAMVPLDAGWSDIGSWSALWDVSPKDGEGNVLLGDVLAQNTHDTYIHADSRLVATVGVENLVIVETKDAVLVAHKDQVQDVKRIVDQLKRDARHEHIDHREVYRPWGMYDAIDRGSRYQVKRITVKPGAKLSLQMHHHRAEHWIVVSGTARVTNGKQTYLVTENQSTYIPIGQVHTLENPGKIPLELIEVQSGSYLGEDDIVRLQDKYGRQ; encoded by the coding sequence ATGATATTCCCGGTGATCATGGCTGGCGGCTCCGGCTCGCGCCTGTGGCCGTTGTCGCGCCAGCTCAATCCCAAGCAGTTCCTCCCGCTGGCCGACCGGGACCTGTCGATGCTGCAGGCCACCATCCAGCGCCTGCAGGGACTGGACGCGGCGCTGCCGCGACTGATCTGCAACGAGCAGCATCGCTTCATCGCCGCCGAGCAGCTGCGCCAGCTCGGCATGGAGGAAGCCGGCATCCTGCTGGAGCCGGTCGGCCGCAACACCGCCCCGGCCATCGCCCTGGCTGCCCTGCAGGCCGTCGCCGAAGCTGAAGCGGAAGACCCCATCCTGCTGGTGCTGGCCGCCGACCATCTGATCCGCGACGTACCGGCCTTCCACGCCAGCATCCGGACCGCCCTTCCGCTGGCGGCCGCCGGCAGGCTGGTGACCTTCGGCATCGTGCCCGGTCACCCGGAAACCGGCTACGGCTACATCGAGCAGGGCGCCCCCGTCGGCGAGGGCGGTTTCGCCGTCACCCGCTTCGTCGAGAAGCCCGACCTGGCCACCGCCCGCAGCTACCTCGCCAGCGGCCGCTACTTCTGGAACAGCGGCATGTTCATGTTCCGCGCCAGCCGCTACCTGGAGGAACTCGAGCGCTTCCAGCCGGCCATGCTGGCCGCCTGTCGCGCCGCGCTGGCCGGCAGCACCCGGGACCTGCACTTCACCCGCCTCGACCGCGAGGCCTTCGCCGCATGCCCCGAGGACTCCATCGACTATGCCGTGATGGAGAAGACCGCCGCCGCGGCGATGGTGCCGCTGGATGCCGGCTGGAGCGACATCGGCTCCTGGTCGGCGCTGTGGGACGTCAGTCCCAAGGACGGCGAGGGCAACGTGCTGCTGGGCGACGTGCTGGCCCAGAACACCCATGACACCTACATCCATGCCGACAGTCGCCTGGTGGCTACCGTGGGCGTCGAGAACCTGGTGATCGTCGAAACCAAGGACGCCGTGCTGGTCGCCCACAAGGACCAGGTCCAGGACGTCAAGCGGATCGTCGACCAGCTCAAGCGCGACGCACGCCACGAGCACATCGACCACCGCGAGGTCTATCGGCCATGGGGCATGTACGACGCCATCGACAGGGGCAGCCGTTATCAGGTGAAGCGCATCACCGTCAAACCCGGCGCCAAGCTGTCGCTGCAGATGCACCACCACCGGGCCGAACACTGGATAGTCGTCAGCGGAACCGCCAGGGTCACCAACGGCAAGCAGACCTACCTGGTCACCGAGAACCAGTCGACCTACATCCCGATCGGCCAGGTTCACAC
- a CDS encoding GDP-mannose mannosyl hydrolase, translating to MLLEQERFRTIVESTPLLSIDLLIRDAQGRILLGRRRNRPAQGFWFAPGGRVLKNESLDAAFRRLTLAELGHAFERGQAQFLNVHEHFYADSMFGAAGEAPDTHYVVLCYGLNLPASLQLAPPADQHDRYRWWSVREMQDSAEVHAYTRAYLPALD from the coding sequence ATGCTGCTCGAACAGGAAAGGTTCCGGACCATCGTCGAGAGCACGCCGCTGCTCTCGATCGACCTGCTGATCCGGGATGCGCAAGGCCGGATCCTCCTCGGCAGGCGTCGCAACCGGCCCGCCCAGGGATTCTGGTTCGCTCCCGGCGGCCGCGTGCTGAAGAATGAAAGCCTGGACGCGGCCTTTCGTCGACTGACCCTGGCCGAACTGGGGCACGCCTTCGAACGCGGGCAGGCGCAATTCCTGAACGTCCACGAGCACTTCTATGCTGACAGCATGTTCGGCGCAGCCGGAGAGGCACCGGACACGCATTACGTGGTCCTGTGCTACGGCCTGAACCTGCCGGCCAGCCTGCAGCTCGCCCCGCCCGCCGACCAGCATGACCGCTACCGCTGGTGGAGCGTGCGCGAGATGCAGGACAGCGCCGAGGTGCATGCCTACACCCGCGCCTATCTGCCAGCGCTCGACTGA